The following are from one region of the bacterium genome:
- a CDS encoding response regulator — protein sequence MNGKIGQSVASVLILEDEKALQRLYEMILSVHGHSCVCTDDGIETVAKYRDSLTAGNRFDVVILDLTIPEGTGGSEAVALLQQVDPNVKAIVTSGDINDPRMENPTEHGFVLALPKPFGLVELSEAVEKAMG from the coding sequence ATGAACGGGAAGATAGGACAAAGCGTGGCGAGTGTTCTGATTCTTGAAGACGAAAAAGCGTTACAACGGCTGTACGAAATGATTCTTTCGGTGCATGGTCATTCCTGTGTGTGTACAGACGATGGTATCGAGACTGTGGCGAAATACCGCGATTCGCTCACCGCTGGTAATCGTTTCGATGTAGTAATACTCGACCTAACGATCCCGGAAGGAACCGGTGGCAGTGAAGCAGTTGCGCTCCTCCAACAAGTCGATCCCAATGTGAAAGCAATTGTTACCTCGGGCGACATCAATGATCCTCGGATGGAAAACCCAACGGAACATGGCTTTGTTTTAGCTCTCCCGAAACCGTTTGGATTGGTGGAATTATCGGAAGCGGTCGAAAAAGCGATGGGGTGA
- a CDS encoding YHS domain-containing protein → MVGKKLMLATALVVAMAVTAFACGGKCESKSKTASNSSATTKVMVAGGEKCAVKTAEMKDGTCPAGACTEKTAEMKKAGHCEAGSCSKDAKHTSTGTTSKTMVAGGEGVVQTAMDTKVVDGNVYSLADGSKRFLCPVMLAQGDVKDSPEYSDYNGKRYYHCCPGCKDKFADNPSKYLDALVIPANVTKVDGKKLTFLCPVTKEEGIVGKDTPYVDNGGKRYYLCCADCKTPFTKNPSKYSM, encoded by the coding sequence ATGGTTGGGAAGAAGTTAATGCTTGCCACGGCGCTCGTTGTCGCAATGGCAGTCACTGCGTTTGCTTGCGGCGGCAAATGTGAGAGCAAATCGAAGACCGCGTCAAACAGTAGTGCGACCACGAAAGTCATGGTTGCCGGCGGTGAAAAGTGTGCGGTGAAAACCGCCGAGATGAAGGACGGGACATGCCCAGCTGGCGCTTGCACTGAAAAAACCGCCGAGATGAAAAAAGCAGGACATTGTGAAGCGGGCAGTTGTTCAAAAGATGCGAAGCATACCTCTACCGGCACGACCTCGAAGACAATGGTAGCGGGCGGCGAAGGTGTCGTACAGACTGCGATGGATACCAAAGTTGTCGATGGGAATGTTTATTCGTTAGCCGATGGTTCAAAGCGTTTTCTTTGCCCGGTGATGCTGGCGCAGGGAGACGTTAAAGATTCTCCGGAGTATAGCGACTACAACGGGAAACGGTATTATCACTGCTGCCCGGGTTGCAAAGATAAATTTGCCGACAATCCGAGCAAGTACCTTGATGCTTTGGTGATTCCGGCAAACGTCACGAAGGTCGATGGGAAGAAGCTGACCTTTCTCTGTCCGGTGACGAAGGAAGAAGGCATCGTCGGAAAAGACACCCCGTATGTGGATAACGGCGGCAAGCGGTATTACCTCTGCTGTGCAGATTGTAAAACCCCCTTCACCAAAAATCCATCCAAATACTCGATGTAG